The following proteins come from a genomic window of Flavobacterium crocinum:
- a CDS encoding NADP-dependent isocitrate dehydrogenase, translated as MTQNSKIFYTLTDEAPLLATYSLLPIVQAFTSTAGIAIETRDISLAGRILSNFPESLTDAQKTGDALAELGQLATKPEANIIKLPNISASVPQLKAAIAELQSHGYNVPNFPEDPQNDAEKEIKAKYAKVLGSAVNPVLREGNSDRRAPRAVKNFAKANPHSMGAWSADSKTKVASMSGGDFYGSEKSLTVNEANDVKIEFVAKDGSTTVLKASTPLKAGEIIDSSVLSVNKLKAFAADVIAEAKAAGVLLSVHLKATMMKVSDPIIFGAIVEVYFADVFKKYASLFAELNVDTRNGLGDIYAKIAGRPEQAEVEAAIDQAIANGPALAMVNSDKGITNLHVPSDVIVDASMPAMIRTSGQMWNKEGKAQDTFAVIPDRSYAGVYTATIDFCKKHGAFDPKTMGSVPNVGLMAQKAEEYGSHDKTFQIKGDGVVRVVDANGTVLMEQNVEANDIFRMCQAKDAPIQDWVKLAVNRARLSDTPAVFWLDENRAHDRELIVKVQKYLKDYDTTNLDIRILNPIAATEFTLDRIIKGLDTISVTGNVLRDYLTDLFPILELGTSAKMLSIVPLMNGGGLFETGAGGSAPKHVEQFTEEGYLRWDSLGEFLALGASLEHLGQTLDNSKAIVLSETLDQANDKFLANDKSPARKVGQIDNRGSHFYLAFYWAQALAGQTKDAELKAIFTPIAAEFEANEAKIDAELISAQGKAQNIGGYYQPTPELVSKAMRPSETFNAIIAKIK; from the coding sequence ATGACACAGAATTCAAAAATTTTTTACACCTTAACTGATGAGGCGCCATTATTAGCGACTTATTCTTTGTTACCAATTGTGCAGGCATTTACTTCTACAGCAGGTATCGCTATTGAAACCAGAGATATCTCTTTAGCAGGAAGAATTTTATCAAACTTTCCTGAATCATTGACAGATGCTCAAAAAACGGGTGATGCTCTTGCTGAACTTGGCCAATTAGCTACAAAACCAGAAGCTAACATCATCAAATTACCAAACATTTCGGCATCTGTACCTCAATTAAAAGCGGCTATTGCTGAATTACAATCACACGGATACAACGTACCAAATTTCCCGGAAGATCCTCAAAACGATGCTGAAAAGGAAATTAAAGCAAAATATGCAAAAGTATTAGGTTCTGCTGTAAACCCAGTTTTACGTGAAGGAAACTCTGACCGTAGAGCTCCAAGAGCAGTTAAAAACTTCGCAAAAGCAAATCCGCACTCAATGGGTGCCTGGTCTGCTGACTCAAAAACTAAAGTGGCTTCTATGTCAGGAGGTGATTTTTACGGAAGTGAAAAATCATTGACTGTAAACGAAGCTAATGATGTAAAAATCGAATTTGTTGCTAAAGACGGATCTACAACTGTTCTTAAAGCAAGCACTCCGTTAAAAGCCGGAGAAATTATTGACAGCTCTGTTTTAAGCGTAAATAAATTAAAAGCTTTTGCTGCTGATGTTATCGCTGAAGCTAAAGCTGCAGGCGTTTTACTTTCTGTACACTTAAAAGCTACAATGATGAAAGTTTCTGATCCAATTATCTTTGGCGCTATCGTTGAAGTATATTTTGCAGATGTTTTCAAAAAATACGCTTCTTTATTCGCAGAATTAAATGTTGATACAAGAAACGGCTTAGGTGATATCTACGCTAAAATTGCAGGAAGACCTGAGCAGGCAGAAGTTGAAGCGGCTATCGATCAAGCTATCGCAAACGGACCAGCTTTGGCAATGGTTAATTCTGATAAAGGAATTACAAACTTACACGTTCCTTCTGACGTAATTGTTGATGCTTCTATGCCAGCAATGATTCGTACTTCTGGTCAAATGTGGAACAAAGAAGGAAAAGCACAAGATACATTTGCAGTTATTCCAGACCGTTCTTACGCTGGTGTTTATACAGCAACTATCGATTTCTGTAAAAAACACGGTGCTTTTGATCCAAAAACAATGGGAAGCGTTCCTAACGTTGGATTAATGGCTCAAAAAGCAGAAGAATATGGTTCTCATGACAAAACTTTCCAAATTAAAGGTGATGGTGTTGTACGTGTTGTGGATGCAAACGGAACTGTTTTAATGGAACAAAACGTTGAAGCAAACGATATCTTCAGAATGTGCCAGGCAAAAGATGCTCCTATTCAGGACTGGGTTAAATTGGCTGTAAACAGAGCTCGTTTATCTGATACTCCTGCTGTTTTCTGGTTAGACGAAAACAGAGCTCACGATAGAGAATTGATCGTAAAAGTTCAAAAATACCTTAAAGATTACGATACTACAAACTTAGATATCCGTATTTTAAACCCAATCGCTGCTACTGAATTTACTTTAGACAGAATCATCAAAGGTTTAGATACTATTTCTGTAACAGGAAACGTTTTACGTGACTACTTAACAGATTTATTCCCAATCTTAGAATTAGGAACTTCTGCAAAAATGCTTTCTATCGTTCCTTTAATGAATGGTGGTGGATTGTTCGAAACTGGTGCCGGAGGTTCTGCTCCTAAACACGTTGAGCAATTTACAGAAGAAGGCTATTTACGTTGGGATTCATTAGGAGAATTTTTAGCTCTTGGTGCTTCTTTAGAGCATTTAGGACAAACTTTAGACAACTCTAAAGCGATTGTTTTATCTGAAACTTTAGATCAGGCTAACGATAAATTCTTAGCAAACGATAAATCTCCAGCTCGTAAAGTAGGACAAATTGACAACCGTGGTTCTCATTTCTACTTAGCATTCTACTGGGCTCAGGCTTTAGCTGGTCAAACTAAAGATGCTGAATTGAAAGCGATTTTTACTCCAATTGCTGCTGAATTTGAAGCTAACGAAGCTAAAATCGACGCAGAATTAATTAGTGCGCAAGGGAAAGCTCAAAACATTGGAGGTTACTATCAGCCAACTCCTGAGTTAGTGAGTAAAGCAATGCGTCCTAGCGAAACATTTAACGCAATTATTGCAAAAATCAAATAA
- the rplS gene encoding 50S ribosomal protein L19, translated as MADLLKFVQDEFVAKKDFPDFGAGDTITVFYEIKEGEKTRTQFFKGVVIQRRGSGITETFTIRKMSGSVGVERIFPVNLPALQKIEVNKKGAVRRARIFYFRELTGKKAKIKDKRR; from the coding sequence ATGGCAGATTTATTAAAATTCGTTCAGGACGAATTCGTTGCTAAAAAAGATTTTCCAGATTTCGGAGCTGGAGACACAATCACTGTTTTCTACGAAATTAAAGAGGGTGAAAAAACTAGAACTCAGTTCTTTAAAGGAGTTGTTATCCAAAGAAGAGGTTCTGGAATTACAGAAACTTTTACTATTCGTAAAATGTCTGGTTCTGTTGGTGTTGAGCGTATCTTCCCAGTAAACTTACCAGCTTTACAAAAAATCGAAGTGAACAAGAAAGGTGCTGTACGTAGAGCTAGAATTTTCTACTTCAGAGAACTTACTGGTAAAAAAGCTAAGATTAAAGATAAAAGAAGATAA